Proteins from one Mycobacterium sp. HUMS_12744610 genomic window:
- a CDS encoding SDR family NAD(P)-dependent oxidoreductase has translation MTSSHAELVEALRKTLKENERLKRENRQFLALATEPVAVVGMGCRYPGGVDSPEGLWRLVADGRDVVSEFPADRGWDVAELFDPDPDATGRSYTRSGGFLADVAGFDAAFFGIAPSEALAMDPQQRLLLEVSWEALERAGIDPSTLRGSPTGVFAGVFHGSYGGQGRVPGELERYGLRGSTLSVASGRVAYTLGLEGPAVSVDTACSSSLVAMHLAVQSLRSGECDLALAGGVTVMATPAMFVDFSRQRALSADGRCKAYAAAADGTGFSEGAGVLVLERLTDARRRGHPVLAVLRGTAVNQDGASNGLATPNGPAQQRVIRAALASARLGTADVDVVEGHGTGTTLGDPIEAQALLATYGQDRPADRPLWLGSIKSNMGHTSAAAGTAGVIKMVQAMRHGVMPKTLHVDAPTPHVDWSAGAVSLLTEPRPWPAEGRPRRAGVSSFGISGTNAHVIVEEVPAAPESPPAQRADAPVPWVLSARSAEALTNQAARLLAHLSADADLHAVDVGWSLVSTRSLFEHRAVLAGPDRGRLMSGLAGLAAGAPGAGVVVGRARPVGKTVFVFPGQGSQWTGMGAQLLEESTVFAEHITRCDKALGEHVPWSLIDVLRGAPGAPGLDRVDVVQPALWAVMVSLAQLWRSVGVLPDAVIGHSQGEIAAAYVAGALSLEDAARVVALRSRLLVRLAGAGGMVSLACGAERAAELIAPWADHLNIAAVNGVSAVAVSGTPDALAGLMRRCAAEDVRARTIDVDYASHSEQVDAIREPLAEALCGIAPRSSSVAFFSTVTGASVDTAALDAEYWYQSVRQTVQFERAVRAAHADGYRVFVESSPHPVLIAGIEDTVAERGDAVVVPTLGRDDGGLQRFHLSLGQASVAGVRVDWPAVFTGLDARRVPLPTYGFARRRFWLPPAAAGSDVAAVGLARIEHGVLGATVERPDSGQTVFTGRLSLSAQPWLADHAVAGTVLYPGAAFVELMLRAGDEVGCPVLEELTVSAPLALPAAGGVRLQVVVAAPADSGSRAVSVYSAAAQPGSEWTLHAEAVLGSDTVEPAADLSVWPPVGAEAVDVSGAYDELAGRGYQYGPAFRGLRALWRRGDEIFAAVELPQDAGVTSGFGIHPVVLDAALHALGVAGVQTQLVLPFSWQGACLHAEGASRARVRVAAAGPDAVSVELADPAGSPVLSVRELVMRPVSAGRLAPGPVGADGLLEVVWSPVAPRGSDSGDGTVVWEWASGDGPVTGSVRAATTEALSVLQTWLAGDGPGLLVVLTRGAVALPGEGVRDLAGAAVWGLVRSAQAEHPGRVMLLDSDASVEVGDVTGCGETQLVIRAGVVYGARLTPPAAPAGLRLPADGCWRLAPGGGGTIEDVEVRPCAPAEPGAGQVRVAVGAVGVNFRDVLVALGMYPGGGDLGVEGAGVIAAVGPGVTGLAVGDLVTGLLGVVGPQAVVDQHSVVRVPRGWSPARAAGMPVVFLTAWYGLADLAGLRAGERVLVHAATGGVGMAAVQLARHWGVEVFATASRGKWDTLRDMGFDDDHIGDSRTLEFEQKFLATTGGAGVDVVLNSLAGEFTDASLRLLAPGGRFIDMGKTDIRDAQVVARDHRGVRYRAFDLLEAGPDRCAQLLAEVVGLLDDGVLAPLPVKTFDVRRAADAYRFVSQARHVGKVVLTMPDAPGVGLAAGTVLITGGTGMAGSALARHLVSRHGVRHLLLVSRAGPDAAGAAELVDGLREAGAEVSVVACDVADRDALAAMLARIPADRPLSGVVHAAGVLDDGLISSLTPERVDAVLRAKADAAWHLHSLTRDLDLAAFVMFSSMAGIVGTPGQGNYAAANSFLDALAGFRRARGLPGLSLAWGLWEQSSTMTAHLAARDKARMSRVGLAPLSTQQALASFDAALLADSPVVVASHLDRAALSGHAAALPPLLLGLATRPTRRVVADTGATASVGGLGARLHGLSPETRRRDLVSVVCSNAATVLGLAQAADLDGGRTFQELGFDSLTAVELRNRLKTATGLSLSPTLIFDYPTPTALAEYLDTQLGATTATAEPDLMTRFHAVARELQTLLDRPDAGPDDKAQMSTRLRHLLAALTTAARPDDDTDDDIQAASESELFAILDEELGH, from the coding sequence GTGACCAGCAGCCACGCAGAGCTCGTCGAGGCCCTGCGGAAGACCCTGAAGGAAAACGAGCGGCTCAAGCGCGAGAACCGTCAGTTCCTCGCGCTGGCCACCGAGCCGGTGGCGGTGGTCGGGATGGGCTGCCGCTACCCGGGCGGGGTGGATTCACCGGAAGGCTTGTGGCGGCTGGTCGCCGACGGCCGCGACGTGGTCTCCGAGTTTCCCGCGGACCGGGGCTGGGACGTGGCGGAACTGTTCGATCCCGACCCCGACGCGACGGGCAGGTCCTACACCCGCTCGGGCGGGTTCCTGGCGGACGTGGCCGGCTTCGACGCCGCGTTCTTCGGGATCGCGCCCAGCGAGGCGCTGGCGATGGACCCCCAGCAGCGCCTGCTGCTGGAGGTGTCGTGGGAGGCGTTGGAACGCGCCGGGATCGACCCGTCGACGTTGCGGGGTTCGCCGACGGGCGTGTTCGCCGGGGTGTTCCACGGCTCCTACGGCGGCCAGGGGCGGGTACCCGGCGAGTTGGAGCGCTACGGGCTGCGCGGGTCGACGCTGAGCGTGGCCTCGGGGCGGGTGGCGTACACGCTGGGGCTGGAAGGCCCCGCGGTTTCGGTGGACACGGCGTGCTCGTCGTCGCTGGTGGCGATGCATCTGGCGGTGCAGTCGCTGCGGTCGGGCGAGTGCGATCTCGCGCTGGCCGGTGGTGTGACCGTCATGGCGACCCCGGCGATGTTCGTCGACTTCAGCCGCCAGCGCGCCCTGTCGGCCGACGGCCGGTGCAAGGCGTATGCGGCCGCCGCCGACGGCACCGGGTTCTCCGAGGGCGCCGGGGTGCTGGTGCTGGAGCGCTTGACCGACGCGCGCCGACGGGGCCATCCGGTGCTGGCGGTGCTGCGGGGTACGGCGGTGAACCAGGACGGCGCCTCCAACGGGCTGGCCACGCCCAACGGGCCGGCGCAGCAGCGGGTGATCCGCGCGGCGCTGGCCAGCGCCCGCCTGGGCACGGCCGACGTGGACGTGGTCGAGGGGCATGGCACCGGCACCACGCTCGGGGATCCCATTGAGGCACAAGCACTTCTGGCCACCTACGGCCAGGACCGGCCCGCGGACCGGCCGCTGTGGTTGGGGTCGATCAAGTCGAACATGGGGCACACGTCCGCCGCGGCCGGGACGGCCGGGGTGATCAAGATGGTGCAGGCGATGCGGCACGGCGTGATGCCCAAGACGCTGCACGTCGACGCGCCGACGCCGCACGTGGACTGGTCGGCCGGCGCGGTGTCACTGCTGACCGAGCCGCGCCCATGGCCCGCCGAGGGCCGGCCGCGGCGCGCGGGCGTGTCGTCGTTCGGGATCAGCGGCACCAACGCGCACGTGATCGTCGAAGAGGTCCCCGCCGCGCCGGAAAGCCCGCCGGCACAACGCGCCGATGCGCCGGTGCCCTGGGTGTTGTCGGCCCGGTCGGCCGAGGCGCTGACCAACCAGGCCGCCCGCCTGCTGGCGCACCTGTCGGCCGACGCGGATCTGCATGCGGTGGACGTGGGTTGGTCCCTGGTGTCGACGCGGTCGCTGTTCGAGCACCGGGCGGTGCTGGCGGGGCCGGATCGCGGGCGATTGATGAGCGGGCTGGCCGGTCTGGCCGCCGGCGCCCCGGGCGCGGGTGTGGTGGTGGGCCGGGCGCGGCCGGTGGGCAAGACCGTGTTCGTGTTCCCCGGCCAGGGCTCCCAGTGGACCGGCATGGGTGCCCAGTTGCTCGAGGAATCAACGGTGTTCGCCGAACACATCACCCGCTGCGACAAGGCGCTCGGCGAGCACGTGCCGTGGTCGCTGATCGACGTCCTGCGCGGCGCGCCCGGCGCGCCCGGGCTGGACCGGGTGGACGTGGTGCAGCCGGCGCTGTGGGCGGTCATGGTGTCGCTGGCCCAGTTGTGGCGCTCGGTGGGGGTGCTGCCCGACGCGGTGATCGGCCACTCCCAGGGCGAGATCGCGGCGGCCTACGTGGCCGGGGCGCTGTCGCTCGAGGACGCCGCGCGGGTGGTGGCGTTGCGCAGCCGGCTGCTGGTGCGGCTGGCGGGCGCGGGCGGCATGGTGTCGCTGGCCTGCGGCGCGGAACGGGCGGCCGAGTTGATCGCGCCATGGGCGGATCACCTCAACATCGCCGCGGTCAACGGCGTTTCGGCGGTCGCCGTCTCCGGCACACCGGACGCGCTGGCCGGGCTGATGCGCCGTTGCGCGGCCGAGGACGTGCGGGCCCGCACCATCGACGTGGACTACGCGTCGCATTCGGAACAGGTCGACGCGATCCGCGAGCCCCTCGCCGAGGCGCTGTGCGGCATCGCTCCCCGTTCCTCCTCGGTCGCGTTCTTCTCGACCGTCACCGGCGCCTCCGTCGACACCGCCGCGCTGGACGCCGAGTACTGGTACCAAAGCGTCCGCCAGACAGTGCAATTCGAACGGGCGGTCCGCGCCGCGCACGCCGACGGGTACCGGGTCTTCGTCGAATCCAGCCCGCACCCGGTGCTGATCGCCGGCATCGAGGACACCGTGGCCGAACGCGGCGACGCCGTCGTCGTCCCCACCCTCGGGCGCGACGACGGCGGCCTGCAGCGGTTCCATCTGTCGCTGGGCCAGGCGAGCGTCGCCGGCGTGCGGGTGGACTGGCCCGCGGTGTTCACCGGCCTGGACGCCCGGCGGGTACCGCTGCCGACGTATGGCTTCGCGCGGCGCAGGTTCTGGCTGCCGCCCGCTGCGGCGGGATCCGATGTGGCCGCGGTGGGGTTGGCGCGCATCGAACACGGCGTGCTGGGCGCGACGGTGGAGCGGCCCGACTCGGGCCAGACGGTGTTCACGGGCCGGCTGTCGCTGAGCGCGCAGCCGTGGCTGGCCGATCACGCGGTGGCCGGCACGGTGCTCTACCCGGGGGCCGCCTTCGTGGAGTTGATGTTGCGGGCCGGTGACGAGGTCGGCTGCCCGGTGCTCGAGGAGCTCACCGTGTCGGCGCCGCTGGCGCTGCCGGCGGCCGGCGGGGTGCGGCTGCAGGTCGTGGTGGCCGCTCCCGCCGATTCGGGATCGCGGGCGGTGTCGGTGTATTCCGCCGCGGCGCAGCCCGGTTCGGAGTGGACGCTGCATGCCGAAGCAGTGCTGGGGTCGGATACGGTGGAGCCGGCCGCCGATCTGTCGGTGTGGCCGCCGGTGGGCGCGGAGGCGGTGGACGTCAGCGGCGCCTACGACGAGCTGGCCGGGCGCGGCTACCAGTACGGCCCGGCCTTCCGCGGACTGCGGGCACTGTGGCGGCGGGGCGACGAGATCTTCGCCGCGGTCGAACTCCCGCAGGACGCCGGCGTGACCTCCGGGTTCGGGATTCATCCGGTGGTGCTCGACGCGGCCCTGCACGCGCTGGGAGTGGCCGGCGTCCAGACGCAGCTGGTGCTGCCGTTCTCGTGGCAGGGCGCGTGCCTGCACGCCGAGGGCGCCTCCCGGGCACGGGTGCGGGTGGCCGCGGCCGGGCCGGACGCGGTGTCGGTGGAATTGGCCGACCCGGCCGGCTCGCCGGTGCTGTCGGTGCGGGAGTTGGTGATGCGCCCCGTGTCCGCCGGGCGGCTGGCGCCGGGCCCGGTCGGTGCCGACGGGTTGCTGGAGGTGGTGTGGTCGCCGGTGGCGCCGCGCGGCAGCGACTCCGGCGACGGGACCGTGGTGTGGGAGTGGGCATCCGGCGACGGGCCGGTGACGGGTTCGGTGCGCGCGGCCACCACCGAGGCACTATCGGTGCTGCAGACGTGGCTGGCCGGTGACGGCCCGGGGCTGCTGGTGGTGCTGACCCGGGGCGCGGTGGCCCTGCCGGGTGAGGGGGTCCGCGATCTTGCCGGCGCGGCGGTGTGGGGGTTGGTGCGTTCGGCGCAGGCCGAGCATCCGGGCCGGGTGATGCTCCTCGATTCCGACGCCTCGGTGGAGGTGGGTGATGTAACCGGTTGCGGGGAAACGCAACTGGTGATACGGGCGGGGGTCGTGTACGGCGCCCGGTTGACACCGCCGGCGGCGCCGGCGGGTTTGCGGTTGCCCGCGGACGGCTGCTGGCGCCTGGCGCCCGGCGGCGGAGGCACCATCGAGGATGTGGAGGTGCGGCCCTGCGCGCCGGCGGAACCGGGCGCCGGGCAGGTGCGGGTGGCCGTGGGGGCGGTCGGCGTGAACTTTCGCGACGTGTTGGTGGCGTTGGGGATGTATCCCGGTGGCGGGGACCTGGGCGTCGAGGGTGCCGGTGTGATCGCCGCGGTCGGGCCCGGCGTGACCGGACTGGCCGTCGGCGACCTCGTGACGGGACTCCTCGGGGTGGTGGGCCCGCAGGCCGTGGTCGACCAGCACTCGGTGGTACGCGTGCCGCGGGGCTGGTCGCCGGCCCGGGCCGCGGGCATGCCGGTGGTGTTCCTGACGGCGTGGTACGGGTTGGCGGATCTGGCCGGGCTGCGCGCCGGTGAGCGGGTGTTGGTGCACGCCGCGACGGGCGGGGTCGGGATGGCCGCGGTGCAGCTGGCCAGGCATTGGGGCGTAGAGGTTTTCGCCACGGCCAGCCGCGGCAAGTGGGACACGTTGCGGGACATGGGATTCGACGACGACCACATCGGAGACTCGCGGACGTTGGAGTTCGAGCAGAAGTTCCTGGCCACCACCGGCGGCGCGGGTGTGGACGTGGTGCTCAACTCGCTGGCCGGTGAGTTCACCGACGCCTCATTGCGGCTGTTGGCCCCGGGCGGGCGCTTCATCGACATGGGCAAGACCGACATCCGCGATGCCCAGGTCGTCGCCCGGGACCATCGGGGAGTGCGGTACCGCGCGTTCGACCTCCTGGAGGCGGGCCCCGACCGTTGCGCGCAGCTGCTGGCCGAGGTGGTCGGGCTGCTGGACGACGGTGTGTTGGCGCCGTTGCCGGTCAAGACTTTCGACGTGCGCCGCGCGGCGGACGCCTACCGGTTCGTCAGCCAGGCGCGGCATGTCGGCAAGGTGGTGCTCACCATGCCCGACGCGCCCGGCGTCGGGCTGGCCGCGGGCACGGTGCTGATCACCGGCGGAACGGGCATGGCCGGGTCCGCGCTGGCCCGGCACCTGGTGAGCCGCCACGGGGTGCGGCACCTCCTGCTGGTCAGCCGCGCGGGCCCCGACGCGGCCGGGGCCGCGGAACTGGTGGATGGGCTGCGCGAGGCCGGGGCCGAGGTATCGGTCGTGGCCTGCGACGTGGCCGACCGCGACGCGCTGGCGGCGATGCTCGCACGGATCCCCGCCGACCGCCCGCTCAGCGGGGTGGTCCACGCCGCCGGGGTGCTCGACGACGGGCTGATCTCCTCGTTGACCCCGGAACGGGTCGATGCGGTGTTGCGGGCCAAGGCCGATGCCGCCTGGCATCTGCATTCGCTGACCCGGGATCTCGACCTCGCGGCGTTCGTGATGTTCTCCTCGATGGCCGGGATCGTCGGCACGCCCGGTCAGGGCAACTACGCCGCGGCCAACAGCTTCCTGGACGCGCTGGCCGGATTCCGGCGCGCCCGCGGCCTGCCCGGGCTGTCGCTGGCCTGGGGGCTCTGGGAGCAGTCCTCGACGATGACGGCGCACCTCGCAGCCCGGGACAAGGCCCGGATGAGCCGGGTCGGGCTGGCACCGCTGTCCACGCAACAGGCGCTCGCGTCGTTCGACGCCGCCCTGCTCGCGGACAGCCCCGTGGTGGTGGCCTCGCACCTGGATCGGGCCGCGCTGTCCGGTCACGCCGCGGCGCTGCCGCCGCTGCTGCTGGGCCTGGCTACCCGTCCCACCCGCCGCGTCGTCGCCGACACCGGGGCCACCGCGTCGGTGGGCGGCCTCGGTGCGCGCCTGCACGGGCTGAGCCCCGAGACGCGGCGGCGTGACCTGGTGAGCGTGGTGTGCAGCAACGCCGCCACCGTGCTGGGCCTTGCGCAGGCCGCAGACCTCGACGGCGGCCGTACCTTCCAGGAGCTCGGCTTCGACTCGCTGACGGCCGTCGAGTTGCGTAACCGGCTCAAAACCGCCACCGGGCTATCCCTTTCGCCCACCCTGATCTTCGACTACCCGACCCCGACCGCCCTGGCCGAGTACCTCGACACCCAGCTCGGCGCCACCACCGCTACCGCGGAACCCGACCTGATGACCCGTTTCCATGCCGTCGCACGCGAACTGCAAACCCTGCTCGACCGCCCGGACGCCGGGCCCGACGACAAGGCGCAGATGTCCACCCGGCTGCGCCACCTTCTCGCCGCACTGACCACCGCCGCTCGCCCCGACGACGACACCGACGACGACATCCAGGCCGCCAGCGAAAGCGAACTCTTCGCCATCCTCGACGAGGAACTCGGCCACTGA
- the argF gene encoding ornithine carbamoyltransferase, translated as MRNFLRDDDLSPQEQAEILTLAAELKKDPFSRRPLEGPRGVAVIFDKNSTRTRFSFELGIAQLGGHAVVVDSHATQLGRDETLQDTANVLSRYVEAIVWRTFGQERLEAMASTATVPVVNALSDEFHPCQVLADLQTIAERKGTLRGLRLSYFGDGANNMAHSLMLGGVTAGIHVTIAAPDGFVPDRDVLSAAHNRAQATGASVTVTTDAEVAASGADVLVTDTWTSMGQEADGLDRVGPFRPYRLNQRLLSLADPEAIVLHCLPAHRGEEITDEVMDGPASAVWDEAENRLHAQKALLVWLLERRS; from the coding sequence ATGAGAAACTTCCTGCGCGACGACGACCTGTCGCCCCAAGAGCAGGCCGAGATCCTCACACTGGCAGCCGAACTCAAGAAGGACCCGTTCAGCCGCCGTCCGCTGGAGGGCCCGCGCGGCGTCGCCGTCATCTTCGACAAGAACTCCACGCGCACCCGGTTCTCGTTCGAGCTCGGCATAGCCCAGCTCGGCGGCCACGCGGTCGTCGTCGACAGCCACGCCACCCAGCTGGGCCGCGACGAGACCCTGCAGGACACCGCGAACGTGTTGTCGCGCTACGTCGAAGCGATCGTCTGGCGCACGTTCGGTCAGGAGCGCCTGGAGGCGATGGCCTCGACCGCGACGGTGCCGGTGGTCAACGCGCTCTCCGACGAGTTCCACCCCTGCCAGGTGCTGGCCGACCTGCAGACCATCGCCGAGCGCAAGGGAACGCTGCGGGGGCTGCGGCTGTCCTACTTCGGCGACGGCGCCAACAACATGGCCCACTCGCTGATGCTGGGCGGGGTCACCGCGGGCATCCATGTCACCATCGCCGCCCCGGACGGCTTCGTCCCGGACCGGGATGTGTTGTCGGCGGCCCACAACCGGGCGCAGGCCACCGGCGCGTCGGTGACCGTCACCACCGACGCCGAGGTGGCCGCCTCCGGCGCCGACGTCCTGGTCACCGACACCTGGACGTCGATGGGGCAGGAGGCCGACGGGCTGGACCGCGTGGGCCCGTTCCGCCCCTATCGGCTCAACCAGCGACTGCTGAGCCTGGCCGACCCCGAAGCCATTGTGCTGCACTGCCTTCCGGCCCACCGAGGTGAGGAGATCACCGACGAGGTGATGGACGGCCCGGCCAGCGCCGTCTGGGACGAGGCCGAGAACCGGCTGCACGCCCAGAAGGCGCTGCTGGTGTGGCTGCTGGAGCGGCGCTCATGA
- the argH gene encoding argininosuccinate lyase, protein MSTREGSLWGGRFADGPSDALAALSKSTHFDWVLAPYDVTASKAHTVILFRAGLLTEDQRDGLLAGLDSLASDVADGSFAPLVSDEDVHAALERGLIDRVGADLGGRLRAGRSRNDQVATLFRMWLRDAARRVAAGALDVVAALATQAGAHPSAIMPGKTHLQSAQPVLLAHHLLAHAHPLLRDVERIVDFDKRAAISPYGSGALAGSSLGLDPDAIAAELGFRAAAENSIDATAARDFAAEAAFVFAMIAVDLSRLAEDIILWSSTEFGYARLHDSWSTGSSIMPQKKNPDIAELARGKSGRLIGNLTGLLATLKAQPLAYNRDLQEDKEPVFDSVAQLELLLPAMAGLVASLTFDVERMAALAPAGYTLATDIAEWLVRQGVPFRTAHEAAGAAVRTAEARGVGLDELTDDELAAIGPELTPRVREVLTIEGSVASRDARGGTAPARVAEQLEAVMSRRESLADQLRRR, encoded by the coding sequence GTGAGCACGCGGGAGGGGTCGCTGTGGGGCGGGCGGTTCGCCGACGGGCCGTCGGACGCGCTGGCCGCGCTGAGCAAGTCCACCCACTTCGACTGGGTGCTGGCCCCCTACGACGTCACCGCCTCCAAGGCCCACACCGTAATCCTGTTCCGGGCCGGTCTGCTCACCGAAGACCAACGCGACGGGCTGCTGGCCGGCCTGGACAGCCTGGCCTCCGACGTCGCCGACGGCAGCTTCGCCCCGCTGGTCAGCGACGAGGACGTGCACGCCGCGCTCGAGCGCGGACTGATCGACCGGGTCGGGGCCGACCTGGGTGGGCGCCTGCGAGCCGGCCGTTCCCGCAACGACCAGGTGGCCACCCTGTTCCGGATGTGGCTGCGCGACGCGGCCCGCCGGGTCGCCGCCGGGGCGCTCGACGTCGTCGCCGCGCTGGCCACCCAGGCCGGGGCCCACCCGAGTGCGATCATGCCCGGCAAGACCCACCTGCAGTCCGCGCAGCCCGTCCTGCTGGCCCACCACCTGCTCGCGCACGCCCACCCCTTGCTGCGCGACGTGGAACGCATCGTCGACTTCGACAAGCGCGCGGCGATATCGCCCTACGGCTCGGGCGCGCTGGCCGGCTCGTCGCTGGGGCTGGACCCGGACGCCATCGCCGCGGAGCTGGGATTCCGGGCGGCCGCCGAGAATTCGATCGACGCCACCGCGGCCCGCGATTTCGCCGCCGAGGCCGCGTTCGTGTTCGCCATGATCGCCGTCGACCTGTCCCGGCTGGCCGAGGACATCATCCTGTGGAGTTCGACGGAGTTCGGCTACGCCAGGCTGCACGACTCGTGGTCGACCGGGAGCTCGATCATGCCGCAGAAGAAGAACCCCGACATCGCCGAGCTGGCGCGCGGCAAGTCGGGCCGGCTGATCGGCAACCTGACCGGGTTGCTGGCCACGCTGAAGGCCCAGCCCTTGGCCTACAACCGCGACCTGCAGGAGGACAAGGAGCCGGTGTTCGACTCGGTGGCCCAGCTGGAGCTGCTGCTGCCGGCGATGGCCGGGCTAGTGGCCAGCCTGACCTTCGACGTCGAGCGGATGGCGGCCCTGGCCCCGGCCGGCTACACGCTGGCCACCGACATCGCCGAGTGGCTGGTGCGCCAGGGCGTGCCGTTCCGGACCGCGCACGAGGCCGCGGGTGCGGCGGTGCGCACCGCCGAGGCACGCGGCGTCGGCCTCGACGAGCTGACCGACGACGAGTTGGCCGCGATCGGCCCCGAGCTGACGCCCCGGGTCCGGGAGGTGCTGACGATCGAGGGGTCGGTGGCCTCGCGGGACGCCCGCGGCGGCACCGCGCCGGCGCGGGTCGCCGAACAGCTGGAAGCGGTCATGTCACGCCGCGAAAGCCTCGCCGACCAACTGCGCCGCAGGTAG
- a CDS encoding argininosuccinate synthase codes for MSERVILAYSGGLDTSVAISWIGKETGREVVAVAIDLGQGGEDMEVIRQRALDCGAVEAVVVDARDEFAQGYCLPTVQNNALYMDRYPLVSAISRPLIAKHLVAAAREHGGSIVAHGCTGKGNDQVRFEVGFASLAPDLEVLAPVRDYAWTREKAIAFAEENAIPINVTKRSPFSIDQNVWGRAVETGFLEHLWNAPTKDIYAYTEDPTLNWSTPDEVIVGFERGVPVSIDGKPVTMLQAIKELNERAGAQGVGRLDVVEDRLVGIKSREIYEAPGAMVLITAHTELEHVTLERELGRFKRHTDQRWAELVYDGLWYSPLKTALETFVAKTQEHVSGEIRMVLHGGHIAVNGRRSAESLYDFNLATYDEGDSFDQSAAKGFVYVHGLSSKLAARRDLA; via the coding sequence ATGTCAGAACGCGTCATCCTGGCGTATTCCGGTGGGCTGGACACGTCGGTGGCGATCAGCTGGATAGGCAAGGAGACCGGCCGCGAGGTCGTGGCGGTGGCGATCGACCTCGGCCAGGGCGGCGAGGACATGGAGGTCATCCGCCAGCGGGCGCTGGACTGCGGCGCCGTGGAGGCGGTCGTCGTCGACGCACGCGACGAGTTCGCGCAGGGCTACTGCCTGCCCACCGTGCAGAACAACGCGCTCTACATGGACCGCTACCCGCTGGTGTCGGCGATCAGCCGGCCGCTGATCGCCAAACATCTGGTGGCGGCCGCCCGCGAGCACGGCGGCAGCATCGTCGCACACGGCTGCACCGGCAAGGGCAACGACCAGGTGCGCTTCGAGGTCGGATTCGCTTCGCTGGCACCGGATCTCGAGGTGCTGGCGCCGGTGCGCGACTACGCCTGGACGCGGGAGAAGGCCATCGCGTTCGCCGAGGAGAACGCCATCCCGATCAACGTCACCAAGCGCTCGCCGTTCTCCATCGACCAGAACGTGTGGGGCCGCGCGGTGGAGACGGGCTTCCTGGAACACCTGTGGAACGCGCCCACCAAGGACATCTACGCCTACACCGAAGACCCGACCCTGAACTGGAGCACGCCTGACGAGGTGATCGTCGGGTTCGAGCGCGGGGTGCCGGTGTCCATCGACGGCAAGCCGGTCACCATGCTGCAGGCGATCAAGGAGCTCAACGAGCGCGCCGGCGCGCAGGGCGTGGGGCGCCTCGACGTCGTCGAGGACCGCCTGGTGGGCATCAAGAGCCGCGAGATCTACGAGGCGCCCGGGGCGATGGTGCTGATCACGGCCCACACCGAACTCGAGCACGTCACCCTCGAGCGCGAGCTGGGACGGTTCAAGCGCCACACCGACCAGCGCTGGGCCGAACTGGTCTACGACGGCCTGTGGTATTCGCCGCTGAAGACGGCGCTGGAGACGTTCGTCGCCAAGACCCAGGAGCACGTCTCCGGGGAGATCCGGATGGTGTTGCACGGCGGCCACATCGCCGTGAACGGCCGGCGCAGCGCGGAATCCCTCTACGACTTCAACCTGGCCACCTACGACGAGGGCGACAGCTTCGACCAGTCGGCCGCCAAGGGCTTCGTCTACGTGCACGGGTTGTCGTCCAAGCTGGCCGCCCGCCGGGATCTGGCGTGA
- a CDS encoding arginine repressor, with the protein MTRSKATPETTRAGRQARIVAILSSSPVRSQSELAARLAGEGIDVTQATLSRDLEELGAVKLRGADGGVGVYIVPEDGSPVRGVSGGTARLSRLLSDLLVSADASGNLAVLRTPPGAADYLASAIDRAALPYVVGTIAGDDTVFVAAREPMTGTELASALEKLT; encoded by the coding sequence TTGACTAGATCGAAGGCGACACCGGAGACGACGCGGGCCGGGCGGCAGGCCCGGATCGTGGCGATCCTGTCGTCCTCGCCGGTGCGCAGCCAGAGCGAGCTGGCCGCGCGGCTGGCGGGCGAGGGCATCGACGTCACCCAGGCCACGCTGTCGCGCGACCTCGAGGAACTGGGCGCGGTCAAGCTGCGCGGCGCCGACGGCGGCGTCGGGGTCTACATCGTGCCCGAGGACGGCAGCCCGGTGCGCGGGGTGTCCGGCGGCACCGCGCGGCTGTCGCGGCTGCTCAGCGACCTGCTGGTGTCGGCGGACGCCAGCGGGAACCTCGCGGTGCTGCGCACCCCGCCCGGCGCGGCGGACTATTTGGCCAGCGCGATCGATCGCGCGGCGCTACCGTACGTCGTCGGCACCATCGCGGGCGACGACACCGTCTTCGTGGCGGCCCGCGAGCCCATGACCGGTACCGAGCTGGCCAGCGCACTGGAAAAGCTCACGTAA